Proteins encoded by one window of Antechinus flavipes isolate AdamAnt ecotype Samford, QLD, Australia chromosome 4, AdamAnt_v2, whole genome shotgun sequence:
- the ZNF292 gene encoding zinc finger protein 292 — translation MADEEADQESLSRGGGGCAAELQRLGERLQELERQLRESCGTAVEAATEYCQQLCQTLLEYAEKWKASEDPLPLLEVYTVAIQSYAKARPYLTSECENVALVLERLALSCVELLLCLPFELSDNQWKEFQVLVQVAHQKLMENGSCELHFLATLAQETGVWKNPVLHAILSQESLDKEKVNEFLAFEGPILLDMRIKHLIKTNQLTQATALAKLCSDHPELGTKGSFKQTYLVCLSTASPNDKLIEEISAVDCKDALEMICNLESDGDEKSALVLCTAFLSRQLQQGDMYCAWELTLFWSKLQQRVEPSVQVYLERCRQLSLLTKTVYHIFFLIKVINSETEGAGLATCIELCVKALRLDSAENTEVKISICKTISCLLPEDLEVKRACQLSEFLLEPTVDAYYAVEMLYNQPDQKYDEENLPIPNSLRCELLLVLKTQWPFDPEFWDWKTLKRQCLALMGEEASIVSSIDELNDSEVYEKVEDYQGERKETSMNGLSGCFDEATSLLKGIHDEKEKKKEIKKLRERGFISARFRNWQAYMQYCVLCDKEFLGHRIVRHAQKHYKDGVYSCPICAKNFNSKETFVPHVTLHVKQSSKERLAAMKPLRRLGRPPKVPATNQNQKTVTITKQEQRPIKKNSLYSADFILFNDNDGSDDENDDKDKSYEPDAIPIQKPIPVNEFTCPVAFCKKGFKYFKNLIAHVKAHKDNEEAKRFLEMQSKKVICQYCRRHFVSVTHLNDHLQMHCGSKPYICIQIKCKAGFNSYAELLTHRKEHQVFRAKCMFPKCGRIFSEAYLLYDHEAQHYNTYTCKFTSCGKVYRSQTELEKHLDDHNTEKVLPPESQNNTADESVQLSKVNENTDENIKNEKSVLPLESNTSNNLAIDGNRAWDQNKTESVVTEQAKISTTEFGQAETLLSDGSENPTIPFLSTNEATTLTHSIKVSLSQGLQDNTVKQEKLAATGCMMNVNKSVGTQLCTNIKDACNDSCLPGLQEKKESNNCLSQGQHVQNISTTSDTLKIGDLAPQNLERQVNNLMSFTLQNQAVFQNNLPISKLEFEGNAKTTSNLYNLPLKTLEGITFVPQQPNLSSPLVTPPVPPPGPPPGPPPVPPSVPPPVPPPLPPPVAPSVPPPVPQPVPPPVPVQKFCCQVEGCTRSYNSSQSIGKHMKTAHPDQYAAFKMQRKSKGRQRSTNVNMPNDGKCVYFLPSQVNSSSNTVFTPQNKTSVKPACSTQLPHVSTSLFPTHLENLSNPMLPSMESVMNANMPSLVKSEPGVVLCSPMENLSNAALPSQLEDIAKTVLPLNIDSGSDPFLPLPAESSSISLFPSPADNGTNSVFSQLENNTNHFSQIEGNTNSAYIKEENAQNRVFSSEVNTTNSFNATVTPQQAAPEKNKKDRARGPNGKERKPKHNKRAKWPAIIRDGKFICSRCYRVFTNPRSLGGHLSKRSYCKPLEGSEISQEALQSNSQQPSLLANMILSTNAINVQQPQQPTFNSETCFKDPSFLQLLTSENRSSTFLQNTFPRSGVPNFNTTVNEEGSEIIKQALETAGITSTFENSEILSHMVPATCVTDTTQVNAAVIPNPDVSPLLQTVCHPNTLLTDQNRTLSTKTPSIDDCNNLPVFPPDELLLKTVENGLCSGSFPSSVGSSQNFTTNTSRASVISSPQNARASHLNKKGNCASKRKRKAAPTLLENSPQNLVTNDLTAMGLLAKSIEENAQMPTDNLQPQALVENLTQKLNNVDNQLFMASIKENFKTNLENHAALTPLTIKTENGDSQMMAMNSCTASVNSDLQISEDSVIQNFEKTLEIIKTAMSSQILEVKSEIQDVIGASQNSQITYSTQISSSVNVMQNSKMPDMSQFSLHRDVTTTNDNSPKPEMPLKDDFQVLEILEGLQKLKLENDLSIPLSDKVPPCLPVNTSAALTSTPVKTTSNTVVIQQTSEMGNNIQFSDKVNKPFVCQDPGCSYSAMTKDALFKHYGKIHHYTAEMVMEIKKHQLKYAPFKCVVTTCPKTFTRNSNLRAHCQLVHHFTTEEMVKLKIKRPYGKKSQNENVAAAPQVVEIKKQTTSTVESKSEVQPPIEVETQKEIAINNVAVTAEAHLLEKKIPEKTEISLPTSAAAPEQCDSQSCNNIQTKGRKNRRHKKEKEEIKRKKPETQSPEVPTRYSPYRPYRCVHQGCFAAFTIQQNLILHYQAVHKSDLPVFPVEIEEESEACKESEETETKHTVKEFRCQVSDCSRIFQEITSLIQHYMKLHEMTAEEIGSMPSSVDCGRFPCDQSHCKSLFTTCLNYVLHLEMDHGIKFRPKKMEDDGIYKCDCEGCDRIYATRSNLLRHIFNKHNDKHKAHLIRPRRLTPGQENISSKANQEKSRPKHRGVKHNRSGKEGSKSKSKRKKNVISENKNSKTEQVEENKPYSLKRGKHVYSIKSRNDALSECTSRFVTQYPCMIKGCTSVVTSENNIIRHYKCHKLSKSFTSQHRDLLIVFKQCCPSQVKDTSSEQEVDKKSDMKESDACISESSNDSSTTTVPQSEVEKDEMDELTELFITKLINEDSTTVENQEDNSASCVNNEVQENTTCQSEKQQSNNLKRANKEKTVSQNKKKKIEKSEELLAVEVSSMHKEEETAVAIQTTEEQPTTFDWSSFKPMGFEVSFLKFLEESAVKQKKNADKDHQNHNGAKKGSSHSNTKKSTDKTSLASGDHIWTCSESETFVQFANPSQLQCSENVKIVLDKTLKDCTELVLKQLQEMKPTVSLKKLEVHSNDTDVSVTKEISRGNDNGELQ, via the exons TGAATGAATTTTTAGCCTTTGAGGGTCCCATCTTGTTGGATATGAGAATTAAACATCTAATCAAAACAAATCAGTTAACCCAAGCTACTGCCTTAGCAAAGCTGTGTTCTGACCATCCAGAGCTTGGTACAAAGGGCAGTTTTAAGCAAACCTACCTTGTCTGTCTCAGTACAGCATCACCAAATGACAAGTTAATTGAAGAG atctcAGCAGTTGATTGCAAAGATGCTCTAGAAATGATATGTAACTTAGAATCTGATGGAGATGAAAAAAGTGCTCTTGTTTTATGTACTGCATTTTTATCCCGCCAATTACAACAAGGAGATATGTATTGTGCCTG GGAGCTGACTCTTTTTTGGAGTAAATTACAACAAAGAGTAGAACCATCTGTGCAAGTGTATCTAGAGAGGTGTCGTCAACTTTCTTTGTTAACCAAGACTGTCTATCACATTTTCTTCCTGATTAAAGTTATTAATTCAGAG aCTGAGGGAGCTGGACTTGCTACCTGCATTGAACTCTGTGTGAAAGCTCTTCGATTGGATTCTGCTGAAAACACTGAAGTAAAAATATCTATTTGCAAAACCATTTCATGCTTGTTGCCTGAAGATCTGGAGGTCAAGCGTGCTTGTCAATTGAGTGAATTTCTTCTAGAACCTACAGTGGATGCATACTATGCTGTTGAAATGTTGTATAACCAACCTGACCAGAAATATGATGAAGAGAATCTTCCAATACCAAATTCACTGCGCTGTGAGCTTTTACTTGTGTTAAAAACACAGTGGCCCTTTGATCCAGAGTTTTGGGACTGGAAAACTTTAAAACGACAGTGTCTTGCTTTAATGGGAGAGGAGGCATCTATTGTTTCTTCAATAGATGAACTAAATGACAGTGAAGTGTATGAAAAGGTAGAAGACTaccaaggagagaggaaagaaacttCCATGAATGGACTTTCTGGTTGTTTTGATGAAGCTACAAGCCTTCTTAAAGGCATacatgatgagaaagaaaagaagaaggaaattaaaaaattaagagaaagaggATTTATATCAGCTAGGTTTAGAAATTGGCAAGCCTATATGCAGTATTGTGTTCTATGTGACAAAGAATTCCTTGGTCATAGAATAGTAAGACATGCACAGAAGCATTATAAAGATGGGGTTTACAGTTGCCCTATCTGTGCAAAAAACTTTAATTCTAAAGAAACTTTTGTTCCTCATGTTACTTTGCATGTCAAACAGTCTAGTAAAGAGAGATTGGCTGCTATGAAACCATTGAGGAGATTAGGAAGACCACCTAAAGTACCAGCCACCAATCAGAATCAAAAGACTGTTACTATAACCAAACAAGAGCAGCGACCCATAAAGAAGAACAGCCTTTATTCTGCTGATTTTATTCTGTTCAATGACAATGATGGctcagatgatgaaaatgatgacaAAGATAAATCTTATGAACCTGATGCAATTCCCATTCAAAAGCCAATACCTGTCAATGAATTCACTTGCCCTGTAGCTTTCTGTAAGAAGGGTTTTAAATACTTCAAAAATTTAATTGCTCATGTCAAGGCTCATAAAGATAATGAAGAAGCTAAACGTTTCCTTGAAATGCAAAGCAAAAAAGTTATTTGCCAGTATTGTCGGAGGCATTTTGTGAGTGTTACTCACCTCAATGATCATTTACAAATGCACTGTGGCAGTAAaccttatatatgtatacaaataaaatgtaagGCAGGTTTTAACAGTTATGCAGAGCTTTTGACACACAGAAAAGAGCACCAAGTCTTTAGAGCAAAATGTATGTTTCCTAAGTGTGGCAGAATATTTTCAGAAGCTTATCTACTTTATGATCATGAAGCACAGCACTATAATACCTATACCTGCAAATTCACAAGTTGTGGGAAAGTTTATCGTTCTCAGACTGAGCTAGAAAAGCATTTGGATGATCACAATACTGAAAAAGTGCTGCCTCCTGAAAGCCAAAATAATACAGCTGATGAGTCAGTTCAGCTTTCAAAAGTGAATGAAAATacagatgaaaatataaaaaatgagaaatctgTGCTTCCTTTAGAAAGTAACACTAGTAACAACTTAGCAATAGATGGAAACAGGGCTTGGGATCAGAACAAAACCGAATCAGTTGTGACTGAGCAAGCCAAAATTTCTACCACTGAGTTTGGGCAGGCTGAAACACTGCTGTCTGATGGTTCAGAAAACCCCACCATCCCTTTTCTTTCAACAAATGAAGCAACTACATTAACCCACAGCATTAAAGTATCCCTCAGCCAAGGACTCCAGGATAATACTGTGAAGCAAGAAAAGTTGGCTGCGACAGGCTGTATGATGAACGTTAATAAATCTGTGGGTacacaattatgtacaaatattaAAGATGCTTGTAATGATTCTTGTCTTCCAGgtttgcaggaaaaaaaagagagtaatAATTGCTTGAGTCAGGGTCAGCATGTTCAGAATATTTCAACAACTTCAGATACCCTTAAAATAGGTGATCTTGCACCTCAAAATTTAGAAAGACAAGTTAACAATCTGATGTCCTTTACCTTGCAAAATCAGGCAGTATTTCAAAACAATTTACCAATTTCCAAACTTgaatttgaaggaaatgctaaaactACATCTAATCTTTATAATTTACCACTTAAGACATTAGAAGGTATCACATTTGTTCCACAGCAACCGAATCTGAGTAGCCCTTTAGTGACTCCACCTGTTCCTCCACCTGGTCCTCCACCTGGTCCCCCACCTGTTCCCCCATCTGTTCCCCCACCTGttcctccacctcttcctccACCTGTTGCCCCATCTGTTCCCCCACCTGTTCCCCAACCTGTCCCTCCACCAGTTCCAGTTCAGAAATTCTGCTGTCAGGTTGAAGGATGTACTCGATCTTACAATTCTTCACAAAGTATTGGGAAACACATGAAAACAGCACATCCTGACCAATATGCTGCCTTTAAAATGCAGCGTAAAAGCAAAGGAAGACAGAGATCCACCAATGTAAATATGCCAAATGATGGGAAGTGTGTATATTTTTTGCCGTCACAGGTGAACAGTTCCAGCAATACTGTTTTTACACCCCAGAACAAAACCAGTGTGAAACCTGCTTGTTCAACCCAGTTGCCACATGTTTCAACTtctctttttccaactcatttagAAAATTTATCAAACCCAATGTTGCCCTCAATGGAAAGTGTCATGAATGCAAATATGCCTTCTCTTGTTAAAAGTGAGCCAGGTGTTGTGTTATGTTCCCCAATGGAAAATTTGTCAAATGCAGCATTGCCATCACAATTGGAAGATATAGCAAAAACAGTTTTGCCATTGAATATTGACAGTGGTTCagatcctttccttcctttacctGCAGAAAGTAGTTCaatatctctttttccttcaccAGCAGATAATGGAACTAATTCAGTCTTTTCTCAACTGGAAAACAATACAAATCATTTCTCACaaattgaaggaaatactaaTTCTGCctatataaaggaagaaaatgctcaaaATAGAGTTTTTTCTTCAGAAGTAAACACTACAAATAGCTTCAATGCCACTGTGACCCCTCAACAAGCagcaccagaaaaaaataaaaaagatcgtGCACGAGGTCCAAATggtaaagaaagaaaaccaaaacataaTAAAAGGGCTAAATGGCCAGCAATAATTAGAGATGGTAAATTTATCTGTAGCAGGTGTTATAGGGTTTTTACTAATCCCAGATCTTTGGGTGGACATTTATCTAAACGGTCCTATTGTAAGCCATTAGAAGGATCAGAAATTTCGCAAGAAGCTTTGCAGAGTAACAGTCAGCAGCCCTCTCTTCTCGCCAACATGATACTCTCTACAAATGCAATAAATGTCCAACAACCACAACAACCTACCTTCAATTCAGAAACATGTTTTAAAGATCCATCATTTCTTCAGCTGCTTACATCTGAAAATAGATCATCAACatttttacaaaatacatttccTCGTTCTGGTGTACCTAATTTTAATACTACTGTGAATGAGGAAGGAAGTGAAATTATTAAACAAGCCTTGGAGACTGCTGGCATTACCAGTACCTTTGAGAATTCAGAGATTCTTTCACATATGGTTCCAGCAACTTGTGTCACTGATACTACTCAAGTAAATGCAGCAGTTATACCCAATCCTGATGTTTCTCCTTTATTGCAGACTGTCTGTCACCCAAATACTCTGCTAACAGACCAAAACAGGACACTAAGCACTAAAACTCCTTCTATAGATGACTGCAACAACTTACCAGTATTTCCACCAGATGAATTACTACTGAAGACAGTTGAAAATGGGTTATGCTCTGGTTCATTTCCCAGTTCTGTTGGATCTTCACAAAATTTTACCACTAATACTTCTCGTGCTTCAGTGATAAGTAGTCCCCAGAATGCAAGAGCTAGTCatttaaataaaaagggaaactgTGCTtctaagagaaagaggaaagctGCTCCAACATTACTTGAGAATAGTCCTCAAAACTTAGTAACAAATGATCTAACAGCAATGGGACTATTAGCAAAGAGCATTGAAGAAAATGCACAGATGCCAACTGATAATCTCCAGCCTCAGGCATTAGTGGAAAATCTCACACAAAAGTTAAATAACGTTGACAATCAGTTGTTTATGGCCAGtatcaaagaaaacttcaaaacaaatCTTGAGAACCATGCTGCATTAACTCCTTTaacaataaaaactgaaaatggaGATTCCCAAATGATGGCTATGAATTCGTGCACTGCCTCAGTAAATTCCGACTTGCAAATTTCTGAAGACAGTGTCATACAGAACTTTGAAAAGACTCTTGAAATTATTAAAACTGCTATGAGTTCTCAAATACTAGAAGTTAAAAGTGAAATTCAAGATGTTATTGGAGCATCACAAAATTCACAGATCACTTATAGCACTCAGATCTCTTCTTCAGTAAATGTAATGCAGAATTCTAAAATGCCTGATATGTCTCAATTTTCATTGCACAGAGATGTGACTACTACAAATGACAACTCTCCTAAACCTGAAATGCCTCTTAAGGATGATTTTCAAGTATTAGAGATTTTGGAAGGCTTacagaaattaaaattagaaaatgatcTATCTATTCCTCTTTCTGATAAGGTTCCCCCATGTCTACCAGTAAATACATCTGCTGCTTTGACTTCCACACCTGTTAAAACAACCTCCAATACTGTAGTCATTCAGCAAACTTCTGAAATGGGAAACAACATTCAATTTAGTGATAAAGTTAATAAACCTTTTGTATGCCAAGACCCAGGCTGTAGCTACAGTGCTATGACAAAGGATGCCTTATTTAAACACTATGGTAAAATTCATCACTATACTGCAGAAATGGTTATGGAAATAAAGAAGCACCAACTCAAGTATGCTCCATTCAAATGTGTAGTAACTACCTGTCCAAAAACATTTACAAGAAATTCCAATCTCCGGGCACATTGTCAATTGGTACATCACTTCACAACAGAAGAAATggtcaaattaaaaattaaaagaccttatggaaaaaaatctcaaaatgaaaatgtagCAGCAGCCCCACAAGTTgtggaaataaaaaaacaaacaacttcaaCAGTAGAAAGTAAAAGTGAAGTACAGCCTCCCATAGAAGttgagacacagaaagaaattgCCATAAATAATGTGGCAGTGACTGCAGAAGCACatcttctagaaaaaaaaattcctgaaaaaaCAGAAATTTCTCTGCCAACAAGTGCAGCTGCTCCAGAGCAGTGTGACTCACAATCTTGCAATAACATACAAACAAAAGGACGAAAAAATAGGaggcataaaaaagaaaaggaggagataaAGCGCAAGAAACCAGAAACACAGTCCCCTGAGGTGCCAACAAGATACAGTCCCTATAGACCATATAGATGTGTGCATCAGGGTTGTTTTGCAGCTTTTACAATACAGCAAAACTTGATTCTTCATTACCAGGCTGTGCATAAATCAGATCTACCAGTATTCCCTGTGGAGATTGAAGAAGAAAGTGAGGCTTGTAAAgaaagtgaagaaactgaaactaaacACACTGTGAAAGAGTTTCGATGTCAGGTGAGTGACTGCTCTCGAATTTTTCAAGAGATTACTAGTTTGATACAGCACTACATGAAACTTCATGAGATGACTGCTGAAGAAATTGGAAGTATGCCTTCCTCTGTAGATTGTGGAAGATTTCCTTGTGATCAGTCCCATTGTAAATCTTTATTTACTACATGTTTGAACTATGTTCTTCATCTTGAGATGGACCATGGAATCAAGTTCAGACCCAAAAAAATGGAGGATGATGGTATATACAAATGTGACTGTGAAGGTTGTGACCGCATTTATGCAACTAGATCTAACCTGCTACGACATATTTTTAATAAGCATAATGACAAACATAAAGCTCACTTAATTAGGCCAAGAAGACTTACACCTGGTCAGGAAAACATATCAAGTAAAGCAAATCAGGAGAAGTCAAGACCTAAACATCGGGGAGTAAAGCATAACAGGTCTGGGAAAGAGGGAAGCAAATCTAAAAGCAAAcgaaagaaaaatgttatttcagaaaataaaaattcaaaaactgAGCAGGTGGAAGAAAATAAACCTTATTCTTTGAAACGTGGAAAGCATGTGTATTCTATAAAATCTAGGAATGATGCTTTATCAGAGTGTACAAGCAGATTTGTCACACAATATCCATGTATGATAAAAGGATGTACATCAGTTGTGACAAGTGAGAACAATATAATTAGACATTATAAATGCCACaagttatcaaaatcatttacTTCACAACACCGTGATCTTCTCATTGTCTTCAAACAATGTTGTCCCTCCCAAGTAAAAGATACTTCTTCTGAACAAGAAGTTGATAAAAAAAGTGATATGAAAGAATCTGATGCGTGTATATCAGAGAGCAGTAATGACTCAAGTACAACAACAGTACCACAAAGTGAGGTTGAAAAAGATGAAATGGATGAACTAACAGAATTGTTTATTACGAAACTGATTAATGAAGACAGCACAACTGTAGAGAACCAAGAAGATAACTCAGCTTCATGTGTAAATAATGAGGTTCAGGAAAATACCACCTGCCAATCTGAAAAACAACAGTCAAATAATTTAAAGagagcaaataaagaaaaaaccgtctcacaaaacaaaaagaaaaaaattgaaaaatctgAAGAACTTTTGGCAGTTGAAGTAAGTAGCATgcataaagaagaagaaacagcagTTGCAATTCAGACCACAGAAGAACAGCCTACAACTTTTGACTGGAGTTCATTTAAACCAATGGGATTTGAAGTATCATTTCTCAAGTTTCTTGAGGAATCTGCagtgaagcaaaagaaaaatgctgACAAGGATCATCAAAACCATAATGGAGCTAAAAAAGGCAGCTCTCACTCAAACACAAAAAAATCCACTGACAAGACTTCTTTGGCAAGTGGTGATCACATATGGACATGTTCTGAAAGTGAGACTTTTGTCCAGTTTGCCAATCCATCACAACTTCAGTGCAgtgaaaatgtaaaaattgttttagacAAGACTCTTAAAGATTGCACTGAGCTTGTGTTAAAGCAGCTTCAGGAAATGAAACCCACTGTCAGTCTGAAAAAACTTGAAGTACATTCAAATGATACAGATGTTTCAGTCACAAAAGAAATAAGTAGGGGTAATGACAATGGAGAATTGCAGTAG